The proteins below come from a single Microbacterium sp. SLBN-154 genomic window:
- a CDS encoding pyridoxal phosphate-dependent decarboxylase family protein, producing the protein MDERDAALDAAHEAAREFLASLPDRPVWPRASVEEMTAAFGGPLPRTGRPAPDLIRDLAARADPGLVAIPGGRFFGFVIGGTLPAALAADWLVSTWDQNSGSSAMTTATVALERVAGDWLLEILDLPRGASVGFVTGAQVSNFVCLSVARHALLRRRGWDFTREGLHGSPPIRLVVGRDRHGSIDRAARFLGLGEADTVVVDSDDDGRMRPDALAAALDEAPADAAAIVCLQAGEVHTGAFDPFAELIPIAKTHAAWVHVDGAFGLWAAASPRLHALTWGVDAADSWTTDAHKTLNVPYDCGMAIVRDPADSIAMFRAGGDYLMYTGFDPWDVTPELSRRARGVPVWAALASLGRDGVEALVDRLHANARRLERGLRAIPGVTVVCAPDFTQVMFRLDDDDATQALGRAVLQEGTAALTGAHWRGRAVLRCSMSSWVTTDQDIDLTLAAITRLTSPAAV; encoded by the coding sequence ATGGATGAGCGCGACGCGGCGCTGGACGCCGCCCACGAGGCGGCGCGGGAGTTCCTGGCGTCCCTGCCCGACCGCCCCGTCTGGCCCCGGGCGAGCGTCGAGGAGATGACCGCAGCCTTCGGTGGCCCTCTCCCCCGCACCGGCCGGCCCGCCCCCGACCTCATCCGGGACCTCGCCGCCCGTGCCGATCCGGGCCTCGTCGCGATCCCGGGCGGCCGCTTCTTCGGTTTCGTCATCGGGGGCACGCTGCCGGCCGCCCTCGCCGCCGACTGGCTGGTCTCGACCTGGGACCAGAACTCCGGCTCGAGCGCCATGACCACCGCCACTGTCGCGCTGGAACGCGTCGCGGGTGACTGGCTCCTGGAGATCCTCGATCTTCCGCGCGGTGCGTCGGTGGGGTTCGTCACCGGCGCGCAGGTGTCCAATTTCGTCTGCCTCTCCGTCGCGCGGCACGCGCTCCTGCGGCGACGCGGCTGGGACTTCACCCGTGAAGGGCTGCACGGATCGCCGCCGATTCGGCTCGTGGTCGGTCGCGACCGCCACGGTTCGATCGATCGCGCGGCGCGATTCCTCGGGCTGGGCGAGGCCGACACCGTCGTCGTCGATTCGGACGACGACGGCAGGATGCGACCGGACGCGCTCGCGGCGGCGCTCGACGAGGCTCCTGCGGATGCGGCGGCGATCGTCTGCCTGCAGGCGGGCGAAGTCCACACCGGAGCGTTCGACCCGTTCGCCGAGCTCATCCCGATCGCGAAGACGCATGCGGCGTGGGTTCACGTCGACGGCGCGTTCGGCCTCTGGGCTGCGGCGTCACCGCGGCTTCACGCTCTCACCTGGGGAGTGGACGCCGCCGACTCCTGGACGACCGATGCCCACAAGACGCTGAACGTCCCGTACGACTGCGGCATGGCGATCGTCCGCGATCCCGCCGACTCGATCGCGATGTTCCGGGCGGGCGGCGACTACCTGATGTACACCGGGTTCGATCCGTGGGATGTCACGCCGGAGCTGTCGCGCCGTGCCCGCGGCGTCCCGGTGTGGGCAGCCCTGGCGTCGCTCGGCCGAGACGGCGTCGAAGCACTCGTCGATCGACTGCACGCGAACGCGCGCAGGCTGGAACGCGGTCTGCGCGCCATCCCGGGGGTGACGGTGGTCTGCGCGCCGGACTTCACCCAGGTGATGTTCCGACTGGATGACGACGACGCGACCCAGGCGCTCGGGCGCGCCGTCCTCCAGGAGGGAACGGCCGCCCTCACGGGAGCGCACTGGCGCGGACGGGCGGTGCTGCGCTGCTCGATGTCGTCGTGGGTGACCACCGACCAGGACATCGACCTGACCCTCGCCGCGATCACCCGCCTGACCTCCCCCGCTGCCGTCTGA
- a CDS encoding YebC/PmpR family DNA-binding transcriptional regulator → MSGHSKWATTKHKKAVIDARRAKSFAKLIKNIEVAAKIGGADLSGNPTLYDAVQKAKKTSVPNDNIDRAIKRGAGIGGEAVEYTSIMYEGYGPNGVALMIECLTDNRNRAAAEVRTALSRNGGNLADPGSVAYNFTRKGVIVVPGEGTSEDDVMLAVLDAGAEEVEPHGQGFAVITEASELVSVRTALQDAGIDYDSADVEFVPNLKVEVDADTARKVFRLIDALEDSDDVQNVFSNLDLTPEVQAELEAED, encoded by the coding sequence ATGTCCGGCCACTCCAAGTGGGCGACCACCAAGCACAAGAAGGCCGTCATCGACGCCCGCCGTGCGAAGTCGTTCGCCAAACTCATCAAGAACATCGAGGTCGCCGCCAAGATCGGCGGGGCCGACCTCTCCGGCAACCCCACGCTGTACGACGCGGTGCAGAAGGCCAAGAAGACCTCTGTCCCGAACGACAACATCGACCGCGCCATCAAGCGCGGCGCGGGGATCGGCGGCGAAGCGGTCGAGTACACCTCGATCATGTACGAGGGCTACGGCCCCAACGGCGTGGCGCTCATGATCGAGTGTCTGACCGACAACCGCAACCGTGCCGCCGCCGAGGTGCGCACCGCACTCTCGCGCAACGGCGGCAACCTCGCCGACCCCGGTAGCGTCGCCTACAACTTCACCCGCAAGGGCGTGATCGTCGTTCCCGGTGAGGGGACCAGCGAGGACGACGTCATGCTGGCCGTCCTCGACGCCGGCGCCGAAGAGGTCGAGCCGCACGGCCAGGGCTTCGCCGTCATCACCGAGGCCAGCGAACTGGTGTCGGTGCGCACGGCCCTCCAGGACGCGGGGATCGACTACGACTCCGCCGATGTCGAGTTCGTCCCCAACCTCAAGGTGGAGGTCGACGCCGACACCGCTCGGAAGGTCTTCCGGCTGATCGATGCGCTCGAGGACAGCGACGACGTGCAGAACGTCTTCAGCAACCTCGACCTGACCCCCGAGGTCCAGGCCGAGCTCGAAGCGGAGGACTGA